Genomic segment of Paenibacillus sp. FSL R5-0623:
TCTAGCTTCTGCCTCTCTTATCATCAAGCTTCCCCTCCCTGTTACCTCACTTGATAATTTAAAATGATATCACCGTTGTCTTCAAACTCTCCCGTTTCTTGAAACCCGATACGCTTATACAGCGCATTTGCCGCAATGTTATGTGGAACATGGGATACCCTGATTTGCTGGCAGTCACTCCTCTCTTGCAACATACGAACCACTTCTTGAATGGCAAGTTTGCCGTAACCCTTCCTCTGGTACTTCTCATCAATCATGAAGCGCAGAATCCAGTAATACCCGTCATTGTAGATCTCGTTATCAAATAAAATAAAACCGACCATCTGATCCTCTGCCAAAATGCCGTATGGTTTGGACGTAATCTCCTTCGTCGCATGGATCAATGAATCAGCATTGCTTGCGACCAAATCCAGCTGATCTTCCCGTGGTTTAAGGTGGATGCACTCAAGTTCATTTTCTTTGGTTATAGGTTGTAGGCTTACTTTTTTCACATCCACAATCCTCTCTCCTTACAGCTTACTTACTAAATTTTCTTGATCAATATAATCTCCAAAGGTTGTGTATCCAGCAACAGAGCCCCTGCATCAACATACCCCAACTTTCGATAGAAATGTTGGGCATGTTCGTCTGATTGCGTTGAAGTCATCACCGTATCAAAGCCTTGTTGCTTCATTAGATTTTCCCAGTGATGTACCACTTTTTTGCCATATCCGCCGTTTCGATAGGGTTCATCAATCCAGATCATATTCATGAAGGGAAGGTTGTCCCAAAAGTAACCGTACCTCATCCATCCAACTCTTGATCCCTCGTCCTCGTCCCATAGGATGAATATTTCTTTCTCACTAATCTTC
This window contains:
- a CDS encoding GNAT family N-acetyltransferase, giving the protein MKIEYATEADYDYIIERDRHIHQPLVKTKISEKEIFILWDEDEGSRVGWMRYGYFWDNLPFMNMIWIDEPYRNGGYGKKVVHHWENLMKQQGFDTVMTSTQSDEHAQHFYRKLGYVDAGALLLDTQPLEIILIKKI
- a CDS encoding GNAT family N-acetyltransferase; protein product: MDVKKVSLQPITKENELECIHLKPREDQLDLVASNADSLIHATKEITSKPYGILAEDQMVGFILFDNEIYNDGYYWILRFMIDEKYQRKGYGKLAIQEVVRMLQERSDCQQIRVSHVPHNIAANALYKRIGFQETGEFEDNGDIILNYQVR